The following DNA comes from bacterium.
GGCCGATCATCTCAGACGGTTAGGATCACATGGCACACGCATACACCCCGGGATTAAAGGTTACCGACGAGATTCGCGTCGTGAAGGAACGCATCCTCCCCCTCAAGGGCGAGGTGCTGGTCAAGAAAGGCGACAAGGTCGAGCCCGACACGGTCGTGGCGCAGACCCATCTGCCCGGGCCGGTCGAGCCGGTCAACGTCGCCAATTTGCTGGGCGTGCCGCCGGAGGATGTGCCGGAGTGCATGTTGCGCAAGGAAGGCGAGCCGGTCACAGCCGGCGAGGTGATCGCGCGCTCATCGTCGTTTTTCGGCCTGTTCAAGTCGGAAGTGAAATCGAAGATCGACGGCACGGTGGAAAGCGTTTCCAGCGTCACCGGACAAGTGCTTCTGCGCGGCAAGCCGGTCCCGGTCCAGGTAAAGGCCTATCTGAAGGGCGAAGTGATCGACGTCCACCCGGCCGAAGGCGTCACGGTGGCGTGTGTGGGATCGTTTGTGCAGGGCATCTTCGGAATCGGCGGGGAGACCCACGGCCCGATCAAGATTCTCTCGCCCGATCACACCGCCGTTCTCGATGAGAAGGACATCACGCCGGGGTGCAAGGGGCAGGTGCTGGTGGGCGGATCGCTGGTGACGGCCGCGGCGCTGAAGAAGGCGATCGCGGTGGGGGCGGTGGGGATCGTGGTCGGCGGCTTCGACGACCGCGATTTGCGCGACTTCCTCGGCAAGGACCTCGGCGTCGCGATCACCGGCAGCGAGGATCTGGGCATCACGCTGGTGGTGACCGAGGGCTTCGGCCGGATTGCGATGGCCGAGAAAACATTCCAACTGCTCAAGCGCCATGCCGGCCAGATGGCGTGCATTAATGGGGCCACGCAGATCCGCGCCGGCGTGATTCGTCCCGAAGTGGTCATCCCCAAGGCCACCTCTTCGGTCCAGGCAGCCAAGACCGCCGAAATCGCCGGACTGGCCATCGGTTCGCCGGTGCGCGTGATCCGTCAACCCTACTTTGGCCGTCTGGGCATAGTGACCGACCTGCCGGCGCCGCTTCAGGTGCTGGAGTCGGAGTCGCACGCGCGCGTGTTGGAAGTCGAGTTCGAAGACAAGACCCGCGCAGTGGTCCCGCGGGCCAATGTGGAGATGATCGAGGAAGTCTGATCGCGAGAATCGCTTGACACCGGATTGACCAGCCGGTTACATAGTCAGGGTCGTGCTCCGTCGTGGCGGAGCGGAATCCATTGACATCACAACCCCGCGGCCTCACCAGCATAAGCGGCGATTTGTCGGAACGGGTCAACATAGGAAGAAAGCCAACAGGCACCCTCCTCCGGCAGGGACTGTTTGTCCTGTTGATCGTCCTTTTCGTCCACGGCCCGGCCTTTACCCAGTCTCCTCCCAGCGACAGCATGGCGGCGATCGCGCCGACCGTCGCGGAGCCGCCGGCGCCGCACCCGCCCACCGGTGTGCGCGGGTCGGATGCCCCCAACGATAACGGCGAGGCGATCATTGTCAGCTGGAACCTCTCGCCGGATGACGGCGCCGGTCTGGACAATGTGGAGTCGTACCTGATTCTGCGCGGGACATCCCCGGACGGGCCCTTCGACACCGTGGGCGCGGCCGCGGCGGGGCAGACCTCCTTCACCGACGCCACGGTTCACTCCGGCACCATTTATCACTACATCGTCTCGGCGGTGGCGCTGGCGCCGGTGCCGGGCGGCGAGCCCAAACCGGTGTACATTCAGTCGGAGCCGTCGGCGGCGGTGCAGGGAGTGGCGCAGTGGTTCCATTCGCGCCGTCTCAATGCGCTGATCGCCGTGATCATCCTTTGCTCGGCCATCCTGTACTTCATCAACGCCGCCCGGTCGGGCAAGTCGGTCTACATTCGCAAGATTGGCGGCCTCGAAGCGGTTGACGAGGCGGTCGGGCGCGCCACCGAAATGGGCAAGAAGATCTTCTACATTCCCGGCACCCAGGACATGGACGAGGTCCAGACGCTGGCCGGGATCACCATTCTCGGCCGGGTCGCCAAGGTGGCCGCCGACTACGAGGCCAAGCTGGAAGTGCCGGTGTCGCGGTCGCTGGTCATGGTCACCTGCCGCGAAGTCGTCAAGGAAGCGTTTCTCAACGCCGGCCGTCCGGATGCCTACCGCGAGGAGAGTGTCTACTACCTCACCGACGACCAATTCGGGTATGCGGCCGGCATCGACGGCCTGGTGATGCGCGACAAGCCCGCGACGATGTTCTACATGGGCGCTTTCTACGCCGAATCGCTGATTCTGGCGGAAACCGGCAACTCGATCGGGGCGATCCAGATCGCCGGGACCGCGATGCCGGCGCAGCTGCCTTTCTTTGTCGCCGCCTGCGACTACACGCTCATCGGCGAGGAACTGTTCGCCGCGTCGGCGTACCTCTCGAAGGAACCGAAACTGTTGGGCAGTCTGAAGGGGCAGGATGTCGGCAAGGGGATCATCCTGGTGACGATCCTGGTCGGGATCATCCTGACGTCGATCGGGGCGATCACGCTGAAGACCAGCGACCCCGAGAAACTCGGTCCCTATAACATCGGACAGTATTTCGAGGTCGAGTAGGCCGGGCCATGCGTCGCGAAATCCCCACTTTCATCGCGCTGTTTGTCGGCGTGGTCTGCATCGTGCAGTTCTTCATTCCGCACCGGCCCTTCGGCACGTTGGTCGACACGTTTTCCGACTGGTTTGGCATCCTGCAGGCCTTTGCGATCTGGCTTGGGGCGCTGAATCTGCTGCGGGTGAGCACGCAACGGACGCTGGCCAAGAAGAGCCATGACCGCTGGTACGGCATCGTTGTGATTCTGTCGTTCCTGCTGATTGCGATCATCGGGCTTTTCTTCTCGGGCGGACGCGGGTTCCAGTTGGCGGGGACGCGTTTCGACTATCTGTACGTCAACGTCTACACGCCGCTGTCCTCGACGATGTTCGCGATCCTGGCATTCTTCGTTGCCTCTGCCTCCTACCGCGCCTTCCGCGCGCGCAGTTGGGAGGCGACGTTGCTCTTGCTGGCGGCGTTTTTGGTGATGTTGGGTCGGGTGCCGGTTGGCGACACGCTGACCGGTTTCCTGCCGGAGGGGTATCGTTTGTCGGACGTGGCCAGTTGGATTATGACCTATCCGCAGGTGGCGGGCCAGCGCGCGATCATGATCGGCATCGCGCTCGGCGTGGCCTCGGCCTCGCTACGGCTCATTCTGGGACTGGAGCGCTCGTACCTGGGCGGCGAATAGCCGGACTTCGACATGTCAGCCACCGAGCCCACCATGACGCGCGCGCCCTTCCTGGAGCGGATGATGCGGATCGACCGCCGCGTCATCTTCATCCTCATCGGCGTGGCGCTGATCTTCCCATTGTTTTTCGATATTACGCAGAAATTGCCGGTGTCGCGCGAGGTGCAGATGGCCGCCGATGCGTTGGAGGCGGTCCCCGACGGCGCGTTGGTGCTCTATTCCATGGACTACGATCCGCCGTCGGCGCCGGAGTTGCAGCCGATGGCGGTCACGGCGTTGAAGGTCGGGCTGCGCAAGAAGTGGCGGATGGTGATCATCGGCCTGTGGCCGCAGGGCCCGCAGCAGGCCAATCTGGCGCTGCGTTCCGCGCTGGCCGACGAGGAGTTCAAAGACGTCCGACTGACCGAGGGCGTTGACTATGTCAACCTCGGGTTCCAGTCCGGCAACGAAGCGGTGATCCAGAAGATGGGATCGGATATTCCGTCGACTTTCCCGCGCGATTACCGCGGCATCCCGGTCGGGGAGATCCCGATCATGCGCGGCATCAAGAATCTCGGCAACTTCGATTTTGTCGTGAATGTGTCGTCGGGCTATCCCGGCACGCGTGAATGGGTGCAATTCGGGGTGGACCGCTTCGGGGTGCGGATGATTTCGGCCAGCACCGCGGTGCAGACCACCGAGATGTTTCCGTATGTCGGGCGTCAGTTGGCCGGGCTGGTTGGCGGGATGCGCGGCGCGGCCGAATTCGAGCAGATCACCAGCACCCCGGGCCGCGCGCTGAAGTTCATGGTGGGGCAGTCGGTGGCGCATGTGGTGGTCATCCTCTTCATTGTGATTGGCAACGTCGCCTACTTCGCCACGCGGAAGAGCCGGAGGGACAAGTAGCGCCTATGTGGATGGATCATCCCGGCTGGGTCCTGTTTGGCACGTGGGTCGGCGCGCTGCTCACGCTCGGCATCATGTCGTTCCTGTACAAGGACAACCCGGTCTACAAGTTCTGCGAGGCGCTCTTTGTCGGGATCTCCGCCGGGTACTGGTTTGTCAGCTATTTCTGGTCGAACCTCCTGCCGAAGTTGGGCGACCCGCTTATGCAGGGCGACCTTCTGGTCCTGATCCCCGGGGTGCTGGGCATCATGATGCTCCTGCGCCTGGTGCCCAGCATCGGCTGGATTTCGCGCTGGCCGCTGGCGTTTGTGGTGGGCTTCACCGCCGGGTTGCGCCTGATCACCTACCTGCAATCGAACGCGATGACGCAGCTGCAGAACTCAGTGCAGCCGGTGATCAGTTACAGCGCGACCGGCGCCTTCCAATTCTGGCCCTCGTTCAACATGCTGTTGGTCACCTTGGGGACCTTTGCCGGACTGCTTTACTTCTTCTTCTCCAAGGAGCACAAGGGCGCCTTTGGCACCATCTCCCGGATCGGGACCTGGTTTCTGATGGTGACTTTCGGGGCGGCGTTCGGATATACTGTGATGGGACGCATGTCGCTGCTGATCGGACGGATTGACTTTCTGCTGGCCGACTGGCTGCATCTGATCAATTGAGCCGGCGCGCCGGCCGCCGGGCCAGACCAACGTCATGAATCGCGCTGACCGTCTCTCATCCCTGCTCGTTGCACTGTCTCCGGCGATTCTGATCCTGGCGCTCTTCCCTGCCTTTGCGATCCCCCAGACAACCGCAGATACGGCGGCGGCCTTGGTCGGTCCGCCGCAGAA
Coding sequences within:
- a CDS encoding DUF6754 domain-containing protein, with the protein product MIVLFVHGPAFTQSPPSDSMAAIAPTVAEPPAPHPPTGVRGSDAPNDNGEAIIVSWNLSPDDGAGLDNVESYLILRGTSPDGPFDTVGAAAAGQTSFTDATVHSGTIYHYIVSAVALAPVPGGEPKPVYIQSEPSAAVQGVAQWFHSRRLNALIAVIILCSAILYFINAARSGKSVYIRKIGGLEAVDEAVGRATEMGKKIFYIPGTQDMDEVQTLAGITILGRVAKVAADYEAKLEVPVSRSLVMVTCREVVKEAFLNAGRPDAYREESVYYLTDDQFGYAAGIDGLVMRDKPATMFYMGAFYAESLILAETGNSIGAIQIAGTAMPAQLPFFVAACDYTLIGEELFAASAYLSKEPKLLGSLKGQDVGKGIILVTILVGIILTSIGAITLKTSDPEKLGPYNIGQYFEVE